Proteins encoded together in one Planctopirus ephydatiae window:
- a CDS encoding peroxiredoxin: MIAFNRTVALCLTFCTMSLFGSLLSVSASAAELKVGDKAPEFEALDTQGKAWKSAEHVGKKLIVVYFYPADMTGGCTKQACAFRDDLAKLAGQEVEVVGVSGDSVRNHQLFAKKHNLSFTLLADTEAKVAEAFGVPYTTGEKSVKAEVDGKEETLLRNVTIQRWTFIIDKDGKVAYKNTKVAAADDSKAVAEAVATIKKK, translated from the coding sequence ATGATCGCCTTTAACCGTACTGTGGCCTTGTGCCTCACCTTCTGCACGATGAGCTTGTTCGGGAGTTTGTTGAGTGTCTCCGCTTCTGCCGCTGAACTTAAGGTGGGAGACAAAGCCCCCGAGTTTGAAGCACTGGATACTCAGGGCAAAGCGTGGAAGTCGGCCGAACATGTGGGTAAGAAGCTGATTGTCGTTTACTTCTATCCTGCCGATATGACGGGTGGCTGCACCAAGCAGGCCTGTGCCTTCCGCGACGATCTGGCCAAGCTGGCGGGCCAGGAGGTTGAGGTCGTCGGTGTCAGCGGAGATTCTGTCCGTAACCACCAGTTGTTTGCCAAAAAGCACAACCTCTCATTCACACTTCTGGCCGATACCGAGGCCAAAGTGGCGGAAGCGTTTGGCGTACCCTATACCACAGGGGAAAAGTCGGTGAAGGCGGAAGTCGATGGCAAGGAAGAAACGTTGCTTCGCAACGTGACCATTCAGCGCTGGACATTCATTATCGACAAGGATGGCAAGGTCGCCTACAAGAACACGAAAGTCGCCGCCGCCGATGACAGCAAAGCTGTCGCCGAAGCCGTCGCCACCATCAAGAAGAAGTAA
- a CDS encoding POT-type proton-dependent oligopeptide transporter codes for MTAAYRTAPDQTLTTMPPGIPYIIGNEAAERFSFYGMKAILYLYLTKYIVDAAGVSAVYDKEDATALLHLFVAAAYLFPIVGGPLADFYLGKYRVILWLSWAYCLGHLSLAAIDGRNGLWLGLALIAIGAGGIKPCVSSHVGDQFGQGNQHLISRIFRWFYFVINVGALAAMFCIPRTRDIFLSPENGQAYLKYIVPADWLNAILPHFSPTMAHHVAFGIPGVLMLLATIVFWMGRKKFVHIPPSTNEFMKELDPILERAPFLKYFPPIMFVAIFMNPENRRAILKLLPLFAFIVVFWALFDQTMSTWVEQATHMNLTVLRWRDWEWKVLPDETQTLNPLFVLMFIPLLDFVVFPALAKVVQLSALRRVSVGLFLASMAFAVSGFIQMEIDQNFTPWVLWLVFPYAIITVAEVLVSTTCLEFSYTQAPNRLKSIIMSLYLLSVFGGNLLTSGVNWMISRPDGTSMLPGASYYWFFSILMFVTAVCFIPYAVLYRESRFIQGDDALIAPQSKRK; via the coding sequence ATGACGGCGGCTTATCGCACAGCACCAGATCAAACCTTAACCACCATGCCTCCGGGCATTCCGTATATCATCGGAAACGAGGCCGCCGAACGGTTCAGCTTCTATGGCATGAAGGCCATCCTGTATCTGTATCTCACCAAATACATCGTCGATGCAGCGGGAGTATCGGCGGTCTACGACAAAGAAGACGCGACGGCCTTGTTGCATCTGTTCGTCGCTGCGGCTTATCTGTTCCCGATTGTGGGCGGCCCCCTGGCCGATTTTTATCTCGGCAAATACCGAGTCATCCTGTGGCTCTCCTGGGCCTATTGCCTCGGTCATCTCTCACTCGCTGCCATTGATGGGCGAAATGGCCTCTGGCTGGGACTGGCACTCATTGCCATTGGTGCGGGTGGTATCAAACCCTGTGTTTCGTCCCATGTCGGTGATCAATTTGGTCAGGGTAACCAGCATCTCATCAGCCGTATCTTCCGCTGGTTTTATTTCGTGATCAATGTTGGCGCATTGGCAGCGATGTTCTGCATACCCCGCACACGAGACATCTTCCTCTCCCCGGAGAATGGCCAGGCTTATCTGAAGTACATCGTTCCTGCCGACTGGCTGAACGCGATTCTCCCTCACTTCAGCCCGACCATGGCCCACCATGTGGCCTTTGGGATTCCGGGAGTCTTAATGCTTCTGGCCACCATTGTCTTCTGGATGGGTCGCAAAAAATTCGTCCACATCCCCCCTTCAACCAATGAGTTTATGAAAGAACTGGATCCGATCCTCGAGCGAGCACCATTTCTGAAATATTTTCCGCCCATTATGTTCGTCGCCATTTTCATGAATCCCGAGAACCGTCGAGCGATCTTGAAGCTGCTGCCCCTCTTTGCATTTATTGTCGTGTTCTGGGCGCTGTTTGATCAGACGATGTCGACGTGGGTCGAACAGGCGACGCACATGAATTTGACTGTTCTCCGCTGGCGCGATTGGGAATGGAAAGTTCTGCCTGATGAAACCCAGACGTTGAATCCTCTTTTCGTGCTGATGTTCATTCCACTGCTTGATTTTGTGGTTTTCCCAGCCCTGGCAAAAGTGGTTCAACTGTCGGCATTACGCCGAGTCTCGGTCGGTTTGTTTCTCGCCTCGATGGCCTTTGCTGTCAGTGGTTTTATCCAGATGGAGATCGATCAGAACTTTACCCCCTGGGTACTTTGGCTCGTCTTTCCTTATGCCATCATCACTGTTGCCGAAGTTCTCGTATCGACAACCTGCCTCGAATTCTCCTACACCCAGGCTCCCAACCGACTCAAATCGATCATCATGTCGCTCTACCTGCTCTCGGTATTTGGTGGCAACCTGCTAACCTCCGGCGTCAACTGGATGATTTCCAGACCTGATGGAACGTCTATGCTTCCCGGGGCCAGCTATTACTGGTTCTTTTCGATTCTCATGTTCGTGACAGCGGTCTGCTTTATCCCCTATGCAGTCTTGTATCGCGAATCGCGATTTATTCAGGGTGATGACGCGCTCATTGCTCCTCAAAGCAAACGTAAGTAA
- a CDS encoding SRPBCC family protein — MKQRLLIVLAVLLCLTAFFAGIAAIQPEDFSITRSAMIRATPDKVSDRIDNFKAWGDWSPWAKLDPNAKEEFEGPERGPGAIMKWSGNDEVGEGQMTILDTRPGEYVKIQLDFIRPMVATSLVEFQLEPQGDETKVTWAMSGKNNFVAKAFNLFVDCDKMVGGDFEKGLASMKALVETPPALTEEPQSKTQPDADAAPAKAAEDNKPVENSAPGDSATTRPAP, encoded by the coding sequence ATGAAACAAAGACTGCTGATTGTGCTAGCGGTTTTACTGTGTCTCACCGCGTTCTTTGCTGGCATTGCGGCCATTCAACCTGAAGACTTTTCGATCACTCGCTCAGCCATGATCAGGGCGACACCTGACAAAGTGAGTGACCGAATCGATAACTTCAAAGCGTGGGGAGACTGGTCTCCCTGGGCTAAACTCGACCCGAATGCCAAAGAAGAATTCGAAGGTCCGGAGCGTGGCCCGGGCGCTATCATGAAGTGGTCGGGAAATGATGAAGTGGGCGAAGGTCAGATGACGATCCTCGACACTCGTCCCGGCGAATATGTGAAGATTCAGCTCGACTTCATTCGCCCCATGGTCGCCACCAGTCTGGTCGAATTTCAGTTGGAACCTCAGGGCGACGAGACCAAAGTCACCTGGGCCATGTCAGGCAAGAACAACTTCGTCGCCAAAGCCTTTAACCTGTTTGTTGACTGTGACAAAATGGTGGGTGGTGACTTCGAAAAGGGTCTCGCCAGTATGAAGGCCCTCGTTGAAACTCCACCCGCACTCACTGAGGAACCGCAGTCAAAGACCCAACCAGACGCTGATGCCGCACCAGCAAAGGCTGCTGAAGACAACAAACCAGTCGAAAATTCAGCCCCCGGTGATAGCGCGACAACTCGACCTGCTCCATAA